In a single window of the Acidobacteriota bacterium genome:
- the tnpA gene encoding IS200/IS605 family transposase — protein MPYLQLHYHLVWTTLNREPWIQPEVEEAVHRFLWEKALELDARVFAVNGTADHVHMVVSIPPKIAVARLVGQVKASSSARINRAPWMAHRFRWQSEYGAFTIGRKQLNKVVEYVKRQKQHHAAGTTIPILERDQETSTAGQADGRR, from the coding sequence ATGCCCTACTTACAGCTGCACTACCACCTTGTCTGGACGACCCTGAACCGAGAACCATGGATCCAACCAGAGGTCGAGGAAGCGGTCCATCGCTTTCTCTGGGAGAAAGCCCTCGAGCTGGATGCGCGCGTTTTCGCGGTCAACGGAACGGCCGATCATGTGCACATGGTGGTGAGCATTCCGCCCAAGATCGCCGTGGCTCGCTTGGTTGGACAGGTGAAGGCCTCGTCGTCAGCACGAATCAATAGAGCCCCATGGATGGCGCATAGGTTTCGCTGGCAGAGCGAGTATGGCGCCTTCACCATCGGCCGGAAGCAACTGAACAAGGTCGTGGAGTACGTCAAGCGACAAAAGCAACACCATGCCGCCGGAACAACGATCCCGATCCTCGAACGGGATCAGGAGACATCCACGGCAGGACAGGCAGACGGACGGCGCTAG
- a CDS encoding replication-associated recombination protein A, which produces MSGEPGLFDDQLPASQPSDSSGSGGPGAPSEAGAPLAERLRPRSLDEVVGQAAVAGEGSFLRRAIAEDRVPSLIFWGPPGTGKTSLARIIAGETSSHFVPFSAVTSGIKEVKAVMADAERLRRANGARTLVFVDEIHRFNRAQQDAFLPYVERGDIVLVGATTENPSFSLNAALLSRCRVVVLELLSDEALTTLLRRALEDRERGLGSRTVNEEPVELDDDAFATLAGLANGDARRALNLLELIVADAVSEQRAVVDAAAVQRVAQRKILLYDKSGEEHFNLISALHKSLRESDPDAAVYWLTRMLDSGEDPHYIARRMLRFASEDVGLADPRAVQQALTAWEAYHRLGSPEGDLALVQAAVYLALAPKSNALYRASKAAKKALADLPAAPVPKALRNAPTRLMGDLGYGQGYVYAHDQEDGVGGIDCLPDELAGTRFYQPTRRGFEERLTRRLEELRGLKERARRRRE; this is translated from the coding sequence ATGAGCGGAGAACCGGGTCTCTTCGACGATCAGCTGCCGGCTTCCCAGCCTTCGGATTCCTCCGGTTCGGGAGGCCCGGGGGCACCCTCGGAAGCCGGCGCTCCCCTTGCCGAGCGGCTGCGCCCGCGCAGCCTCGACGAGGTTGTAGGGCAGGCGGCGGTGGCGGGGGAGGGCTCCTTCCTGCGCCGCGCCATCGCCGAGGATCGGGTTCCGTCGCTGATCTTTTGGGGGCCGCCGGGCACCGGCAAGACCAGCCTGGCGCGGATCATCGCCGGCGAGACCTCCAGCCACTTCGTTCCCTTCAGCGCCGTCACCTCCGGCATCAAGGAGGTCAAGGCGGTGATGGCCGACGCCGAGCGTCTGCGCCGGGCCAACGGCGCCCGCACGTTGGTCTTCGTCGACGAGATCCACCGCTTCAATCGCGCCCAGCAGGACGCCTTCCTGCCCTACGTCGAGCGCGGCGACATCGTCCTGGTGGGCGCCACCACCGAGAATCCGTCCTTCTCCCTCAACGCCGCGCTGCTCTCCCGTTGCCGGGTGGTGGTGCTGGAGCTGTTGAGCGACGAGGCCCTCACCACTCTTCTGCGCAGGGCTCTGGAGGATCGGGAGCGGGGCTTGGGCTCGCGCACCGTGAACGAAGAACCGGTGGAGCTCGACGACGACGCCTTCGCCACTCTCGCCGGCCTCGCCAACGGTGACGCCCGCCGCGCCCTCAATCTCCTGGAGCTGATCGTGGCGGACGCCGTCTCCGAGCAGCGCGCCGTGGTCGACGCCGCGGCGGTGCAGCGGGTGGCCCAGCGCAAGATCCTGCTCTACGACAAGAGCGGCGAGGAGCACTTCAACCTCATCTCCGCGCTGCACAAATCCCTGCGCGAGAGCGATCCCGACGCCGCCGTCTACTGGCTCACCCGCATGCTCGACTCCGGCGAAGATCCCCACTACATCGCCCGCCGCATGCTGCGCTTCGCCAGCGAGGACGTCGGCCTGGCGGATCCCCGCGCCGTCCAGCAGGCCCTCACCGCCTGGGAGGCCTACCACCGTCTGGGCTCCCCGGAGGGCGACCTGGCCCTGGTCCAGGCCGCCGTCTACCTCGCCCTGGCCCCCAAGAGCAACGCCCTCTACCGCGCCTCCAAGGCCGCCAAGAAGGCCCTTGCCGACCTCCCCGCCGCCCCCGTTCCCAAGGCTCTCCGCAACGCCCCCACCCGTCTCATGGGCGACCTCGGCTACGGCCAGGGCTACGTCTACGCCCACGACCAGGAAGACGGCGTCGGCGGCATCGATTGCCTACCCGACGAGCTCGCCGGCACCCGCTTCTACCAACCCACGCGGCGGGGCTTCGAAGAGCGGCTGACGCGGCGGCTGGAGGAGCTACGGGGGTTGAAGGAGCGGGCGCGGCGGCGGCGGGAGTAG
- a CDS encoding isocitrate dehydrogenase (NAD(+)) produces MSTTITLIPGDGIGPEVTGATVRILDAAGADLEYEKHFAGSEALSRHGTPLPESVLESIRRNKVALKGPVTTPVGKGFRSINVQLRQSLDLYANLRPSQSTPGIQNRFEDVDIVVVRENTEGLYTGLEHEVIPGVVESLKVITEKASTRIARFAFEYARREGRKRITAVHKANIMKMSDGLFLKCFHEVSKDYPEIEADDRIIDALCMQLVIRPETFDMLLLENLYGDIVSDLCSGLVGGLGVSAGANLGENVAMFEAVHGSAPDIAGQGKANPLALLRSAVMMLRHLGKTEPADRISAAVHQVLVVDRVHTGDLGGNASTTEFAEAVVRAMDEAG; encoded by the coding sequence ATGAGCACCACCATCACCCTGATCCCCGGCGACGGCATCGGTCCGGAGGTCACCGGCGCCACCGTGCGCATCCTCGACGCCGCCGGCGCCGACCTGGAGTACGAAAAGCACTTCGCCGGCAGCGAGGCCCTGTCCCGTCACGGCACGCCGCTGCCGGAGAGCGTTCTGGAGTCCATCCGGCGCAACAAAGTCGCCCTCAAGGGCCCCGTCACCACCCCCGTGGGCAAGGGCTTCCGCTCCATCAACGTCCAGCTGCGCCAGAGCCTCGACCTCTACGCCAACCTGCGGCCGTCCCAGAGCACGCCGGGGATCCAGAATCGCTTCGAGGACGTCGACATCGTCGTCGTGCGCGAGAACACCGAGGGTCTCTACACCGGCCTCGAGCACGAGGTGATTCCCGGTGTCGTGGAGAGCCTCAAGGTGATTACCGAGAAGGCCTCCACCCGCATCGCCCGCTTCGCCTTCGAGTATGCCCGCCGGGAAGGCCGCAAGCGCATCACCGCGGTGCACAAGGCCAACATCATGAAGATGTCCGACGGCCTCTTCCTCAAGTGCTTCCACGAGGTGTCGAAGGACTATCCGGAGATCGAGGCCGACGATCGCATCATCGACGCCCTGTGCATGCAGTTGGTGATCCGTCCGGAGACCTTCGACATGCTGCTGCTGGAGAACCTCTACGGCGACATCGTCTCCGACCTGTGCTCCGGGCTGGTGGGTGGCCTGGGCGTTTCCGCCGGCGCCAACCTGGGGGAGAACGTGGCCATGTTCGAAGCGGTCCACGGCAGCGCCCCGGACATCGCCGGCCAGGGCAAAGCCAACCCCCTGGCACTGCTGCGCTCCGCCGTCATGATGCTGCGCCACCTAGGCAAGACCGAGCCGGCGGACCGCATCTCCGCTGCCGTCCACCAGGTGCTGGTGGTCGATCGGGTGCACACCGGCGATCTGGGCGGCAACGCCTCCACCACCGAGTTCGCCGAGGCGGTGGTGCGGGCCATGGACGAGGCGGGCTGA
- a CDS encoding tetratricopeptide repeat protein, with the protein MAVQREKLVRNAEKLVSRGKVEAAIREYRKLLAEQPKDTNTLNRVGDLYARIHRIDEAVRLFTQIAGQYTDEGFFVKAIAIYKKIIKLDPTRLSVYERLADLYHRQGLVNEARTQYQVLADYYVNQENSASASSIYQRMVELEPEDPSHRAKLAELYHQQQLVDKAMEQYRSIADIMLSHNQVPQAEQVFLRALDVSAEDLGFVENAAARLRKAGALDAARRVVEAAAQRNPAAKELLEPEEEAPADQSPVPEQVLDSADEFLGDDAELMQALRDADEAVGETPAQQPTAGGDDLVMDWSEEESESLVRPPADVLERPEPGFGFDGEGEEAGAPGGGEQQTFELDLDELEDLAASGDEAVAETTEADFDFGGGLGGGLEDEDLGLEEDLDLEVSEPAANKPVAGAINEDYLSEAEVLAKYGLREKALERVQQVLATHPEHAGAHRILVQLYLENDEKDSALQVAERLGVQPGAQETEAWSQVLEMLAEAQVSFQAPPPVAAEDDLDFLESAPAAGTSLAEEAAEPPPAEPSPAEDGGFQDLDFSDLEAPAEAAPTEAEPVQEASFEEASEAPEQELYLDDLEAPSFEEPSFEAPAEEPAEQPSGFSLGLGDLDELEDEEWGEQQEAVAPEGAAPEPGMEMPEQATDWAADAAFGDLPSEPAVEYGGELTAEAPETEPAAFEEPAFEEPAFEEPAFEEPLAEESASEEPAVAEPGEEPAAASPAPSSKPLSADSSKRINQLLESLLDDVPAPRKKKRRKSQDSEVERILGMAAKKPARPPSPEQPVPESPLPEASATEAPPADESPEAEAAPPTAVAPTEEEPAAALADGVVSEPEDAGPGVESAGDESAGVESAAEEAKADQGPVEVQIGVPKSEDEELEDHSDIEDALSFMEPASGALPPPVAASAAEDIVDLDDTGTSWLDEVSARREAQPESDDQLFDEEESFFDLGAELEEELSVSDAVGTEPAEEQSLEEIVEGFKQGVAEALSAEDYETHFDLGIAYREMGLLDEAIGEFQIAAKSPVHLVQCCSMLGICFLEKGLPELAVKWYTQGLKTPDISEEDTLALLYDLGEVYLTTGDTANAHKAFVEVYGINTNFRDIASRVAETRPA; encoded by the coding sequence ATGGCGGTGCAGCGCGAGAAGCTGGTCCGCAACGCCGAGAAACTCGTTTCCCGAGGCAAGGTCGAGGCGGCGATCCGCGAGTATCGCAAGCTCCTGGCGGAGCAGCCCAAGGACACCAACACCCTCAACCGGGTGGGGGACCTGTACGCTCGCATCCACCGCATTGACGAGGCGGTGCGGCTGTTCACCCAGATTGCAGGGCAGTACACCGACGAGGGCTTCTTCGTCAAAGCCATCGCGATCTACAAAAAGATCATCAAGCTCGATCCCACCCGCTTGAGCGTCTACGAGCGGCTGGCGGACCTCTACCACCGTCAGGGCCTGGTCAACGAAGCGCGCACCCAATACCAGGTCCTCGCCGACTACTACGTCAACCAAGAAAACTCCGCTTCCGCCAGCTCCATCTACCAGCGCATGGTGGAGCTGGAGCCGGAAGACCCCTCCCATCGCGCCAAGCTGGCGGAGCTCTACCATCAGCAGCAGCTGGTGGACAAAGCGATGGAGCAGTATCGCTCCATCGCCGACATCATGCTCTCCCACAACCAGGTGCCGCAGGCGGAGCAGGTCTTCCTCCGGGCCCTGGACGTCAGCGCCGAGGACCTCGGCTTCGTCGAGAACGCCGCTGCCCGCCTGCGCAAAGCCGGCGCCCTGGACGCCGCCCGGCGGGTCGTCGAGGCGGCAGCGCAGCGCAATCCCGCGGCTAAGGAGCTGTTGGAGCCGGAGGAGGAAGCGCCGGCGGATCAGAGCCCGGTGCCGGAGCAGGTGCTGGACAGCGCCGACGAGTTCCTGGGCGACGATGCCGAGCTGATGCAGGCGCTGCGGGATGCGGACGAGGCGGTGGGAGAGACCCCGGCCCAGCAGCCCACGGCGGGCGGCGACGATCTGGTGATGGATTGGAGCGAGGAGGAGAGCGAGAGCCTGGTGCGGCCGCCGGCGGACGTCCTGGAGCGTCCGGAACCCGGTTTCGGCTTCGACGGCGAGGGGGAGGAGGCCGGCGCCCCCGGTGGTGGCGAGCAGCAGACCTTCGAGCTCGATCTCGACGAGCTGGAAGATCTGGCGGCCAGCGGAGACGAGGCAGTAGCCGAGACCACCGAGGCGGATTTCGACTTCGGTGGTGGCCTGGGAGGAGGGCTGGAGGACGAGGACCTGGGCCTGGAGGAGGACCTGGACCTCGAGGTTTCCGAGCCGGCGGCGAACAAGCCGGTGGCGGGGGCGATCAACGAAGACTACCTCTCCGAGGCCGAAGTGCTGGCCAAGTATGGGCTGCGAGAGAAGGCTCTGGAGCGCGTTCAGCAGGTGCTGGCAACTCATCCGGAGCACGCCGGGGCCCACCGCATCCTGGTCCAGCTCTATCTGGAGAACGACGAGAAGGACTCCGCTCTCCAGGTGGCGGAACGCCTGGGGGTTCAGCCCGGCGCTCAGGAAACCGAGGCTTGGAGCCAGGTCTTGGAAATGCTGGCGGAGGCCCAGGTTTCGTTCCAGGCTCCACCGCCGGTGGCGGCGGAAGACGATCTGGATTTCTTGGAGTCCGCGCCGGCGGCGGGTACTTCGCTGGCCGAAGAGGCGGCCGAGCCGCCCCCCGCCGAGCCATCGCCCGCCGAAGACGGAGGCTTCCAGGACCTGGACTTCAGCGACCTGGAGGCCCCCGCGGAAGCGGCGCCCACTGAAGCAGAGCCCGTTCAAGAGGCATCCTTCGAGGAAGCTTCCGAGGCTCCGGAGCAGGAGCTCTACCTCGACGACCTAGAGGCGCCCAGCTTCGAAGAGCCTTCCTTCGAAGCGCCTGCTGAGGAACCGGCGGAGCAGCCCTCCGGCTTCAGCCTCGGTCTCGGCGACCTGGACGAGTTGGAGGACGAGGAGTGGGGAGAGCAGCAGGAGGCGGTCGCTCCGGAAGGGGCCGCTCCGGAGCCGGGCATGGAAATGCCGGAGCAGGCTACCGACTGGGCTGCGGATGCGGCCTTCGGCGATCTGCCTTCGGAGCCGGCGGTCGAGTACGGCGGGGAGCTGACGGCGGAGGCTCCCGAGACCGAGCCAGCCGCTTTCGAGGAGCCGGCTTTCGAGGAGCCAGCCTTCGAGGAGCCAGCCTTCGAGGAGCCTCTTGCCGAGGAGTCGGCCTCTGAAGAACCCGCTGTGGCAGAACCCGGCGAGGAGCCCGCAGCGGCATCGCCGGCGCCCAGCAGCAAACCTCTGTCCGCCGACTCCTCGAAGCGCATCAACCAGCTGCTGGAATCCCTCCTCGACGACGTTCCGGCGCCGCGCAAGAAGAAGCGCCGCAAGAGCCAGGACAGCGAGGTCGAGCGCATCCTCGGCATGGCCGCCAAGAAGCCGGCTCGGCCTCCGAGCCCGGAACAGCCCGTGCCGGAGAGTCCGTTGCCGGAGGCTTCCGCCACCGAGGCGCCGCCGGCGGACGAGTCGCCGGAGGCCGAGGCCGCTCCCCCGACCGCTGTGGCACCGACGGAGGAAGAGCCCGCCGCCGCCCTAGCCGACGGCGTGGTTTCGGAGCCGGAAGATGCGGGCCCGGGGGTCGAGAGCGCAGGGGACGAGAGCGCGGGCGTCGAGAGCGCGGCAGAGGAGGCCAAAGCCGACCAAGGTCCCGTGGAAGTGCAGATCGGAGTCCCCAAGAGCGAGGACGAAGAGCTCGAAGACCACAGCGACATCGAAGATGCTCTCTCCTTCATGGAGCCCGCCAGCGGGGCGCTGCCGCCGCCGGTCGCCGCCTCCGCCGCTGAGGACATCGTCGACCTGGACGACACCGGTACCAGCTGGCTGGACGAGGTCTCGGCCCGCCGCGAGGCCCAGCCGGAGAGCGACGATCAACTCTTCGACGAGGAGGAAAGCTTCTTCGATCTCGGGGCGGAGCTGGAAGAGGAGCTCTCGGTGAGCGACGCCGTGGGCACCGAGCCCGCCGAAGAGCAAAGCCTGGAAGAGATCGTCGAAGGCTTCAAACAAGGGGTGGCGGAAGCTCTGTCGGCGGAAGACTACGAGACCCACTTCGATCTCGGCATCGCCTACCGCGAGATGGGGCTTCTGGACGAGGCCATCGGCGAGTTCCAGATCGCCGCCAAGTCTCCCGTCCACCTCGTACAGTGCTGTTCCATGCTCGGCATCTGCTTCCTCGAGAAGGGGCTGCCGGAGCTGGCGGTGAAGTGGTACACCCAGGGCCTCAAGACCCCGGACATCAGCGAGGAGGACACCCTCGCTCTGCTCTACGATCTCGGCGAGGTCTACCTCACCACCGGCGACACTGCCAACGCCCACAAGGCCTTCGTCGAGGTCTACGGCATCAACACCAACTTCCGGGACATCGCATCGCGGGTCGCCGAGACCCGCCCTGCTTGA
- a CDS encoding ribonuclease HII — protein sequence MATIEQLFAEAYRLRMVRGLERLLGVAGFDLVAGVDEAGRGCLAGPVVAAAVIVDPRRSIPGVDDSKRLTAAARERLEERVQQASVAWAVAEVSPRVIDRINILEATRRAMLQALDELDPSPDCAVVDAVPLRRLSIPCLPMVRGDSVCYAVACASILAKVARDRIMQQLDHHYPHYGFAQHKGYGAPAHLEALREYGPSPVHRLTFGSVLPRQQDSLPQEGVG from the coding sequence TTGGCGACCATCGAACAGCTATTTGCTGAGGCGTACCGCCTTCGCATGGTGCGGGGATTGGAGCGCCTGCTCGGCGTGGCTGGATTCGATCTCGTCGCCGGCGTGGACGAAGCGGGCCGCGGCTGCCTTGCCGGACCGGTGGTGGCCGCCGCGGTGATCGTCGACCCCCGCCGGAGCATTCCCGGGGTGGACGACAGCAAACGTCTCACCGCCGCGGCTCGAGAGCGGTTGGAGGAGCGAGTCCAGCAGGCTTCGGTGGCCTGGGCGGTGGCGGAAGTCTCGCCCCGGGTCATCGATCGGATCAACATCCTGGAGGCGACCCGGCGGGCCATGCTCCAGGCTCTCGACGAGCTGGACCCATCGCCGGATTGTGCGGTGGTGGATGCCGTGCCCCTGCGGCGCCTCTCCATCCCCTGCTTGCCGATGGTGCGGGGTGACTCCGTGTGTTACGCCGTCGCCTGCGCGTCCATCCTCGCCAAGGTGGCCCGAGATCGCATCATGCAGCAGCTGGACCACCATTACCCCCACTACGGCTTCGCCCAGCACAAGGGCTATGGCGCCCCCGCCCACCTGGAGGCGCTGCGCGAATACGGTCCCAGTCCAGTCCATCGTTTGACCTTCGGCTCGGTGCTCCCCCGCCAGCAGGACTCTCTTCCGCAGGAAGGGGTGGGCTGA
- the rplS gene encoding 50S ribosomal protein L19 gives MNRLDQVESPYLRDDVPEFRAGDTVRVHVKVREGEKERIQVFQGVVLSRRGGGSRESFMVRKISGGIGVERIFPIHSPIIDHIDVMRRGKVRRSKLYYLRGLRGKAARIEERREDRPQKKAAKAAG, from the coding sequence ATGAACAGGTTGGATCAGGTCGAAAGTCCGTATCTGCGCGACGACGTCCCGGAGTTCCGGGCCGGCGACACGGTGCGCGTGCACGTGAAAGTTCGCGAGGGTGAGAAGGAGCGCATTCAGGTATTCCAGGGTGTCGTGCTGTCCCGCCGGGGCGGCGGTAGCCGGGAATCCTTCATGGTGCGCAAGATCTCCGGCGGCATCGGCGTCGAACGGATCTTCCCGATCCACTCGCCCATCATCGATCACATCGACGTGATGCGTCGCGGCAAGGTCCGCCGCTCGAAGCTGTACTATCTGCGGGGTTTGCGGGGCAAGGCTGCCCGCATCGAGGAGCGCCGCGAGGACCGTCCCCAGAAGAAGGCTGCGAAAGCGGCTGGCTGA
- the trmD gene encoding tRNA (guanosine(37)-N1)-methyltransferase TrmD, with protein sequence MRIGIVTIFPELFEPFLRTSLVGRAVESGRMEISVHDLRDYTEDRHRSVDDEPYGGGGGMVMTAQPWLAAVRSLSEAEAPSEEGRAPAGKPWRVAMSPQGAPLTEEKVRELADRPWLLLLCGRYEGIDERVYEAVVDEEVSIGDYVLSGGEIPAMVLVEALSRQIPGVVGLAGSVENDSFRRGLLDHPHYTRPAEVEGMEVPQVLLSGDHAAIEEWRQVQAVEMTARKRPDLLEDLDPRSLSPAQRRALERLGSYDRGGHSDRVGPSRRAERSETIGPRGHERRRTAEEQSSPAAERKNDEISLETAAVAPSSGIHQ encoded by the coding sequence ATGCGCATCGGAATCGTAACCATCTTCCCGGAGCTCTTCGAGCCCTTCCTGCGCACCAGCCTGGTGGGCCGGGCGGTGGAGAGCGGCAGGATGGAGATCTCGGTGCACGACCTGCGGGACTACACCGAGGATCGCCACCGCAGCGTCGACGATGAGCCCTACGGCGGCGGTGGCGGCATGGTGATGACGGCGCAGCCGTGGCTCGCGGCGGTGCGGTCTCTCTCGGAGGCGGAGGCGCCTTCGGAAGAGGGCCGAGCGCCGGCCGGCAAACCGTGGCGGGTGGCCATGTCGCCCCAAGGGGCGCCGCTCACCGAGGAAAAAGTTCGGGAGCTGGCGGACCGCCCATGGCTTCTATTGCTCTGCGGTCGCTACGAAGGGATCGACGAGCGGGTCTATGAGGCCGTGGTGGACGAGGAAGTGTCCATCGGCGACTACGTGCTTTCCGGCGGCGAGATTCCCGCCATGGTCTTGGTGGAGGCGCTCTCGCGGCAAATTCCCGGGGTCGTCGGGTTGGCCGGCTCGGTGGAGAACGACAGCTTTCGCCGCGGGTTGTTGGATCATCCCCACTACACTCGCCCGGCGGAGGTGGAAGGGATGGAAGTGCCGCAGGTTTTGCTCTCCGGCGACCACGCCGCCATCGAGGAGTGGCGGCAGGTGCAGGCGGTGGAGATGACGGCGCGCAAGCGGCCGGACCTGCTGGAAGATTTAGACCCGCGGTCGTTGAGCCCGGCCCAACGGCGGGCATTGGAGCGCCTCGGGTCTTACGATAGGGGTGGGCATTCCGATAGAGTCGGCCCAAGCCGCCGAGCGGAACGGTCCGAGACCATTGGCCCCCGGGGCCACGAGAGACGAAGAACGGCCGAGGAACAGTCGTCCCCGGCCGCCGAAAGGAAGAACGACGAGATCAGCCTCGAGACGGCAGCGGTTGCGCCATCCTCGGGGATTCATCAATAA
- the rimM gene encoding ribosome maturation factor RimM (Essential for efficient processing of 16S rRNA) yields the protein MPARLGVGAVRRAHGVRGEVLVEVESDNPRRFESGGELFATPPGGSPRTLRIVASRAHRDGLLVRFDGIEDRDQAQELRGAVLEVDRSKAPPRPDGEVYFYQLVGCRCRDRTAGDLGEIVEVVEDGGGALLIAARGSQEVPIPFVARFITRLDLDAGELELDLPAGLVEACASES from the coding sequence TTGCCGGCACGCCTGGGGGTCGGCGCCGTGCGCCGTGCCCATGGCGTTCGCGGCGAAGTCTTGGTCGAGGTCGAAAGCGACAATCCGCGGCGATTCGAATCCGGCGGCGAGCTCTTTGCCACCCCTCCGGGAGGATCTCCCCGGACCCTGCGCATCGTCGCTTCCCGCGCTCATCGAGACGGTCTGCTGGTGCGCTTCGACGGCATCGAAGACCGCGACCAAGCCCAAGAGCTGCGCGGGGCGGTGCTGGAGGTCGACCGCTCCAAGGCTCCGCCCAGGCCCGATGGTGAGGTCTACTTCTACCAGCTAGTGGGCTGTCGCTGCCGGGATCGGACGGCCGGAGACCTGGGAGAGATCGTCGAGGTGGTGGAGGATGGTGGCGGTGCCCTGTTGATCGCCGCCCGAGGCTCCCAAGAGGTGCCCATCCCCTTCGTCGCTCGCTTCATCACCCGCCTGGATCTGGACGCCGGCGAGTTGGAGCTCGACCTCCCCGCTGGACTGGTGGAAGCATGCGCATCGGAATCGTAA
- a CDS encoding KH domain-containing protein, giving the protein MSEISAELREVLELMVDEPDEIEIEEVPIRRDEILFEAEVAPGDTGKVIGRQGRTIRALRNLLELRGEKEGQRYGFEVVDT; this is encoded by the coding sequence ATGAGCGAGATCAGCGCAGAGCTCCGGGAAGTGCTGGAGCTGATGGTGGACGAGCCGGACGAGATCGAGATCGAAGAAGTGCCGATCCGTCGGGACGAGATTCTGTTCGAAGCCGAAGTGGCGCCCGGTGACACCGGCAAGGTGATCGGCCGCCAGGGCCGTACCATTCGCGCTCTGCGCAATCTCCTCGAGCTCCGCGGAGAGAAGGAAGGGCAGCGCTATGGCTTCGAGGTCGTCGATACCTGA
- the rpsP gene encoding 30S ribosomal protein S16, producing the protein MLKIRLRRMGARNNPFYRVVVSDSRRVPTGRAVEEIGFYDPTTEPVTLKVDTERVEYWVGQGAQLSPTVAKLVSQGAPASAPADAPAEEAAAAEQG; encoded by the coding sequence ATGTTGAAGATACGGCTGCGCCGGATGGGGGCGCGCAACAACCCCTTTTACCGGGTCGTGGTTTCCGATTCCCGCCGCGTGCCCACGGGCCGGGCCGTCGAGGAGATCGGCTTCTACGATCCCACCACCGAGCCCGTGACCCTCAAGGTGGACACCGAGCGGGTCGAGTATTGGGTTGGTCAGGGTGCTCAGCTCTCGCCCACGGTGGCCAAGTTGGTCAGTCAGGGCGCTCCGGCGAGTGCTCCGGCGGACGCTCCGGCCGAAGAGGCCGCTGCGGCCGAGCAGGGCTGA
- a CDS encoding IS110 family transposase, with amino-acid sequence MKTTTIAIDVAKNVFEIAVSNRPGKVAQTHRLSRTKLLRFFAQQPAATVVLEACTSAHHWARELEALGHQPVLLPPAYVRPYVRRNKTDHADACAILEAFRNEEIRPVPVKTVPQQTLTALHRLRSQWLGDRVARVNTLRGLLREFGVFIPVGARKVVPAVWELIEDSESGLPDALRPALAEACLEIRDLEKRVKACENDLKALSRQMPEAQQLQTIPGIGLLTATALVALVGDVRRFPTARHFASYLGLTPRERSSGQVRRLGRISKQGNSYLRMLLVHGARSLLWSARRREQPDRLQSWALKKQQSRGHNKAAVATANKLARIVWAVWSRHEQYQSQMLAA; translated from the coding sequence ATGAAGACTACGACGATTGCCATTGATGTTGCAAAGAACGTGTTCGAGATCGCGGTGTCCAACCGACCGGGAAAAGTCGCCCAGACCCATCGGCTCTCTCGGACGAAGCTGCTGAGATTCTTCGCCCAGCAGCCGGCTGCCACCGTCGTGCTGGAGGCGTGCACCTCCGCGCATCATTGGGCGCGAGAGCTCGAAGCCCTCGGACACCAGCCGGTGCTGCTTCCTCCGGCCTATGTGCGACCGTACGTCCGGCGCAACAAGACCGACCACGCGGATGCCTGCGCGATCCTCGAGGCCTTCCGCAACGAGGAGATCCGGCCGGTACCGGTCAAGACCGTGCCGCAGCAAACTCTCACCGCGCTGCATCGCCTGCGGTCGCAATGGCTCGGGGACCGCGTCGCTCGGGTCAACACCTTGCGAGGGCTGCTGCGCGAATTCGGCGTCTTCATCCCCGTGGGCGCCCGCAAGGTCGTTCCGGCAGTCTGGGAGCTGATCGAGGACAGCGAGTCGGGGCTTCCCGACGCCCTGCGCCCGGCGCTTGCAGAAGCCTGCCTGGAGATTCGGGACCTCGAAAAGCGAGTCAAGGCCTGCGAGAACGATCTCAAAGCCCTATCTCGGCAAATGCCAGAAGCTCAGCAGCTGCAGACGATCCCCGGGATCGGTCTACTGACGGCGACAGCCTTGGTGGCACTTGTCGGAGATGTAAGGCGATTCCCCACAGCTCGCCACTTCGCGAGCTACCTGGGCCTGACGCCCCGAGAGCGCTCCAGCGGGCAGGTCCGGCGATTGGGCCGGATCAGCAAACAGGGCAATTCCTATCTCAGAATGCTCTTGGTCCACGGAGCTCGCTCCCTGCTTTGGTCAGCTCGGAGGCGTGAGCAGCCGGATCGCCTCCAGTCCTGGGCCCTGAAGAAACAGCAATCCCGTGGCCACAACAAAGCGGCCGTAGCCACGGCCAACAAGCTCGCCCGGATCGTGTGGGCTGTCTGGAGTCGGCACGAGCAGTACCAGAGCCAGATGCTTGCCGCTTGA